In Carassius carassius chromosome 5, fCarCar2.1, whole genome shotgun sequence, one genomic interval encodes:
- the LOC132140586 gene encoding 14-3-3 protein gamma-1-like, which translates to MVDREQLVQKARLAEQAERYDDMAAAMKSVTELNEALSNEERNLLSVAYKNVVGARRSSWRVISSIEQKTSADGNEKKIEMVRAYREKIEKELEAVCQDVLNLLDNFLIKNCNDSQHESKVFYLKMKGDYYRYLAEVATGEKKATVVESSEKSYSEAHEISKEHMQPTHPIRLGLALNYSVFYYEIQNAPEQACHLAKTAFDDAIAELDTLNEDSYKDSTLIMQLLRDNLTLWTSDQQDDEGGEANN; encoded by the exons ATGGTCGACCGCGAGCAGCTGGTCCAGAAAGCCAGACTGGCAGAGCAGGCTGAGAGATATGACGATATGGCTGCTGCCATGAAATCG GTAACGGAACTGAATGAGGCCCTTTCCAACGAGGAGAGGAACCTGCTCTCTGTGGCCTACAAGAATGTGGTGGGCGCACGCCGTTCCTCCTGGCGCGTCATCTCCAGCATCGAGCAGAAGACCTCCGCAGACGGCAACGAGAAGAAAATCGAAATGGTCCGCGCTTACCGTGAGAAAATCGAGAAGGAGCTGGAGGCCGTGTGCCAAGACGTGCTCAACCTCCTCGACAACTTCCTGATCAAGAACTGCAACGACAGCCAGCACGAGAGCAAAGTCTTCTACTTGAAAATGAAGGGCGACTACTACCGTTACCTGGCGGAGGTGGCCACGGGTGAAAAGAAAGCCACGGTGGTGGAGTCTTCTGAGAAGTCCTACAGCGAGGCCCATGAGATCAGCAAAGAGCACATGCAGCCTACGCACCCCATCCGCCTGGGTCTGGCGCTCAATTACTCTGTCTTCTACTACGAGATCCAGAACGCACCTGAGCAGGCCTGCCATCTGGCCAAGACGGCTTTCGACGACGCGATCGCCGAACTGGACACCCTGAACGAAGACTCCTACAAAGACTCCACGCTCATCATGCAGCTCCTGCGAGACAACTTAACGCTCTGGACGAGCGACCAACAAGACGACGAGGGAGGCGAAGCCAACAATTAA
- the hspb1 gene encoding heat shock protein beta-1, with translation MAERRIPFTFLQGPSWDPFRDWSQGSRLFDQTFGMPHFCEEIPTFPSTHWPGYIRPYGFPEMASLMQSPVAQMPMSPSASMMHPPTYSRALSRQMSSGMSEIKQTPDSWKISLDVNHFAPEELMVKTKDGVVEITGKHEERKDEHGFVSRCFTRKYTLPSGVDSEKITSCLSPEGVLTIEATLPKPAIQGPEVNIPINTGSAVTASSTKKP, from the exons ATGGCCGAGAGACGCATCCCCTTCACCTTCCTGCAAGGCCCATCCTGGGATCCTTTCCGTGACTGGTCCCAGGGCAGCCGGCTCTTTGATCAGACCTTTGGGATGCCGCACTTCTGCGAGGAGATTCCCACATTTCCCAGCACACACTGGCCTGGATACATTCGGCCCTATGGATTTCCAGAGATGGCCTCTTTAATGCAGAGCCCAGTGGCTCAGATGCCCATGTCGCCGTCCGCATCCATGATGCACCCCCCGACCTACAGCCGGGCTCTTTCCCGACAGATGAGCTCGGGAATGTCTGAGATCAAGCAGACCCCAGATTCCTGGAAGATTAGCCTGGATGTCAATCACTTCGCCCCAGAGGAGCTGATGGTGAAGACCAAAGATGGGGTGGTGGAGATCACCG GCAAACATGAGGAGCGGAAGGATGAACATGGCTTTGTGTCCAGATGTTTCACCAGGAAATACAC TCTGCCCTCTGGTGTCGACTCTGAGAAGATCACCTCCTGTCTGTCTCCTGAGGGGGTCCTGACCATTGAAGCCACTCTGCCCAAACCTGCCATCCAGGGCCCTGAAGTCAACATCCCTATCAACACAGGCAGCGCAGTGACTGCCAGCAGTACAAAGAAACCCTGA